One part of the Nematostella vectensis chromosome 8, jaNemVect1.1, whole genome shotgun sequence genome encodes these proteins:
- the LOC125570300 gene encoding adenosine receptor A3-like translates to MSGTTSGKPNTNTIAIVVFLGEGTLAAVANVLTLIVFITNRTLRKRSAYFIASLALADALVGIAAICLAVFISLGHDTRAVLAHQVPDSFACSAFQVYATVSSGLGLLIIAIERFFATMFPFRYRVSRMYPYFFGFAFQLLCSSSAIVALFISADVLNIFVKYLIACTLPVICLCYAAIFVKFKLQNRQHGRQALPQTQQREKNMAKTLVTATSLTLLCCVPTVIFVTDFRNTEAHVVLACYCIRFANSLVNPVIFTLRMDGFKKALVKFLCCSRVQLHPTNGPFVVRGERVARTNNLQDTPSKVVLSRDVCPSPIVVRRKCVARTKNPQENTSRAVLNRDICQESSQAEVPSLSSCPVTTSL, encoded by the coding sequence ATGTCAGGAACAACGAGTGGGAAGCCCAACACTAACACCATTGCTATCGTTGTGTTCTTGGGCGAGGGTACCCTTGCAGCTGTGGCAAATGTCCTAACACTCATTGTGTTTATTACGAACAGAACTCTCCGTAAGCGCAGTGCTTACTTCATCGCGAGCTTAGCGCTGGCCGATGCGCTAGTTGGGATAGCGGCGATTTGCCTGGCCGTCTTCATATCACTCGGACACGACACGCGCGCAGTGTTAGCGCACCAAGTACCAGACTCATTCGCGTGTAGTGCCTTTCAGGTATATGCTACAGTGAGTTCAGGACTTGGTCTTTTGATCATTGCCATTGAGCGATTTTTCGCTACGATGTTCCCTTTTCGTTATCGTGTCTCAAGAATGTACCCATACTTTTTTGGTTTTGCGTTCCAATTGTTATGTTCCTCCTCTGCTATTGTAGCCCTATTTATTTCTGCTGACGTGCTTAATATCTTCGTTAAATACTTGATCGCTTGTACACTTCCCGTTATCTGTCTTTGCTATGCTGCTATCTTTGTCAAGTTCAAACTGCAGAACAGACAGCACGGGCGCCAGGCGTTACCCCAGACACAACAACGAGAGAAAAACATGGCCAAGACCCTGGTCACCGCAACTTCGCTCACACTTTTGTGTTGCGTCCCGACTGTAATATTTGTCACTGATTTTAGAAACACCGAGGCCCATGTGGTGCTAGCTTGCTACTGTATAAGGTTCGCTAATTCACTGGTTAACCCTGTGATTTTCACACTCAGAATGGACGGCTTTAAAAAGGCTCTCGTTAAGTTCCTGTGTTGTTCACGTGTTCAATTGCACCCAACAAATGGTCCATTTGTGGTAAGAGGCGAACGTGTCGCCAGAACCAACAACCTTCAAGACACTCCTTCTAAAGTTGTACTGAGCCGCGATGTTTGTCCTAGCCCAATCGTGGTCCGAAGGAAATGTGTGGCCAGGACCAAGAACCCACAAGAAAACACTTCTAGAGCTGTACTGAACCGCGACATTTGCCAGGAAAGCTCTCAAGCAGAGGTCCCGTCGTTATCATCTTGCCCCGTCACCACCTCTCTGTAA
- the LOC125570257 gene encoding uncharacterized protein LOC125570257: protein MVGEKDSSTYRKKRKRVFYGKQKQELNRSDRDESSQTTRGLVEEPGPSHSRSADYTPDHSEQAPASASRKKLSDHGYNESFDGEFSSDDQSLSKFDSDHEEVSGDDAEACEYRVVDLGCLSSYLSDVHRCEEGKLEIKETTSARAGLKSSFEVKCSSCHETETLTTSSQIHQRGKSFDVNRRVVYHSLESGNGYEGLASFCRVMNMPCVSKAAYYKQLDIIVNAQEEEGRREMCSAAKRLRQKLMGDDGKEFELLDVAVSFDGTWAKRGFTSLTGVVFAISIDTGEVLDYHVLSKQCQTCTINRGKISDDGKFEDWILEHVASGACDINFVGSSPAMEAEGAVVLWSRSMERYNIRYKWMICDGDSKSHNSVQDIYDECRVEKLDCVGHVQKRMGKRLLQLKSRRKGKLDDGHTIGGRGRLTEAKIKKTPKGVWSGNSPEHCARYQSHRKRH, encoded by the exons ATGGTCGGAGAAAAAGACTCTTCGACGTAccgaaagaaaagaaaacgcgTGTTTTACGGCAAGCAAAAACAGGAGCTGAACCGCTCAGACAGAGATGAAAGCTCTCAAACAACTCGTGGCCTCGTCGAAGAACCAGGACCCTCACACTCTCGATCGGCAGATTATACTCCAGATCACAGTGAACAAGCTCCAGCAAGTGCTTCTAGAAAGAAGCTTAGCGACCATGGCTACAATGAAAGCTTTGACGGAGAGTTTTCTTCGGACGATCAAAGCCTTTCAAAATTTGACTCAGACCACGAGGAGGTATCTGGTGATGATGCTGAAGCCTGCGAATATCGAGTCGTGGACTTGGGATGCCTCTCTTCATATCTTTCCGATGTTCATAGATGCGAAGAAG gtaaacttgaaataaaagaaactacTTCAGCAAGGGCAGGGCTGAAATCCTCTTTCGAGGTTAAGTGCAGTTCCTGTCATGAAACTGAAACTCTGACAACATCAAGTCAAATCCACCAAAGAGGCAAGTCTTTCGATGTCAACCGGCGAGTAGTGTACCACTCCCTGGAAAGTGGAAATGGATATGAGGGACTTGCTTCATTTTGCAGAGTCATGAATATGCCATGCGTTAGCAAAGCAGCATATTACAAACAATTGGACATAATTGTCAATGCTCAGGAAGAGGAGGGAAGACGTGAAATGTGTTCGGCCGCAAAAAGACTGCGTCAGAAGCTGATGGGAGATGATGGCAAGGAGTTTGAGCTTCTTGACGTGGCTGTCAGTTTTGATGGAACCTGGGCCAAGAGAGGCTTCACATCACTCACTGGAGTGgtttttgctatttctataGACACTGGAGAGGTCCTAGACTACCATGTCCTCTCCAAACAATGCCAGACATGTACCATAAACAGAGGCAAAATTTCTGATGATGGAAAGTTTGAGGATTGGATACTAGAACATGTGGCTTCAGGTGCATGTGACATAAACTTTGTTGGAAGTTCTCCTGCCATGGAGGCAGAGGGTGCTGTTGTGCTCTGGAGTAGATCCATGGAACGCTACAACATCAGGTACAAGTGGATGATTTGCGATGGGGACAGTAAATCACACAACTCTGTCCAAGACATTTACGATGAATGTAGGGTGGAAAAATTAGACTGTGTGGGGCACGTGCAAAAAAGGATGGGAAAGCGGTTGCTCCAGTTGAAGAGTAGGAGAAAAGGGAAGCTAGATGATGGCCATACGATTGGTGGCCGTGGCCGCCTCACAGAGgccaagataaaaaaaactccaaaAGGAGTATGGTCTGGCAATTCGCCAGAACACTGTGCAAGATACCAATCCCACAGAAAGAGACATTGA